One Natrinema halophilum genomic window carries:
- a CDS encoding alpha/beta fold hydrolase, translating to MGPNDRSPSAVGVDECAILSTIDASSTVRTANGVRLHVALVESDGRNTAHVVGHDWGGMVAWDLALQFLGVVKRLSSVNAPNPTAYQRYLFADPDQLRRSWYAILFRLPWLPEWRCGMTTTAFSSELRAPSAPGTLSDDELGRCRRHGPGGMRSPKCSTGAGRQRGDHRIRQPTALPRRC from the coding sequence ATGGGTCCGAATGACCGGTCGCCGTCTGCCGTCGGGGTCGATGAGTGCGCTATCCTCTCGACGATCGATGCGAGTTCGACGGTGCGGACGGCCAACGGCGTTCGGTTACACGTCGCCCTGGTCGAATCCGACGGCCGCAACACCGCACACGTCGTCGGCCACGACTGGGGCGGCATGGTCGCCTGGGATCTCGCGCTCCAGTTTCTCGGGGTAGTAAAACGGCTCTCGAGCGTCAATGCGCCGAATCCGACCGCCTATCAACGATACCTGTTCGCGGATCCCGACCAGTTACGCCGCAGCTGGTACGCCATCCTGTTTCGACTGCCATGGCTTCCGGAATGGCGCTGCGGCATGACGACTACCGCTTTCTCGAGCGAGCTCCGAGCTCCGTCCGCGCCGGGAACGCTCTCCGATGACGAACTGGGCCGCTGTCGGCGGCATGGACCAGGAGGGATGCGTTCACCGAAATGCTCAACTGGTGCCGGCCGACAGCGCGGTGACCATCGAATTCGCCAACCGACCGCGTTACCGCGCCGATGCTGA